Genomic window (Mytilus edulis unplaced genomic scaffold, xbMytEdul2.2 SCAFFOLD_863, whole genome shotgun sequence):
TGGaaaaaaaggaatgagaaacctttctttttcctattttgaaactacgatatttgtacaaagttcaattttgtcgtaatttcaaggcagatggcgGATTCGGTGTGGGGACAAACATGTCGTTCACCCTAGGATatggacaaagtatcgtgttatgccttaaaatcgtcaatatcgttttaagtctcgctacactcggttatatatttttttaatttgatagaataacgcccctttcaaaATCTAGGAacgcccctaaaggtaaaaatagatttgaattgtgcagtatatctgaggtagttaatgcacacctttgcgttgcattatccagattatagcacagtaagaacaaagagattttacccatgtcatgtgttaatacacaatgttgactgctgtacatcttttttttgacatttttaccttatatatctgtttgttttgctttcacatcattgtcaatgaaatggaatatttgatgcgactgtcatacaagtgagaggtttagctagccataaaaccaggttgaatccaccattttccttAAACTTAAGTCGGGAATATGATCGATGTTATCCATTCGTCTGacgtatttgagcttttgattttgctatttgattaaggacttgccgttttgaattttcctcggagttcagtatttttgtgaatttacttcaTGCAATACCCAAGTATGTCGGATCATTTTAATCGTTTTCCATTCAAAGAACACATATTCTATTTACTAAGAACAATATCTTTGCTTCATTAGCATCAATTTCAATTTTCTGAGTACAAGTATTACAGTATAATGTAATGCGGCTTGTTATTCAGTAACCTATTTAGCTAAAACAATATGTCATACAAATTGAATGTGGATAttattgatgttttatttaattacACTAACTTTATTCAAATGAAACACTTTATTCAATACCATTATTATCAACACAATTAATAGCTGAAACATCTAAATTTCAAACAATGAATCAAGAGCATCATCAGTCATATTACCTTAAAGTTGGTTTTTATTTCACGGAACAAATAAAAGTTACGATCACATATCTGAAATAATACCGGAATCAAATGAATACagaatacgatcattaaaaacaTATCTGGACCACATGCCAAGATATAGATTTTCAAGTCGTCAAATGCACTTGCAGTTTCACTACAGAGTTTAATTCATAAGTAAccaaacatttatcaatattacCCAAGTAAAATCATTACTGCAATAATATTGCATTGTTTGTCATTTCTATTTAGTATTATACATGGACTTGTATATTTTTGACATTGCATGTTAATCATATAATGCAGATGTCAAGGCTTTTCTTCTCAAATAACTCCCATTGGGGTTGTCATGATTGCCCCAAAAAAGACCTCTCCGAACTCTCAATCTTGACACCCCCAGTCTCATACTTATCTATAACAGAAATTATGTAAAGTATAATAGTCCATTACAGTAACTTCATGCTTGAACGAGACTACTATAGATACATCAACGATTTAATTAGTTTGAGTGAAAGATATTTTCCTCTGACACAAAGTTGCATCCCTTTATCATCCctacaaacaatttttatttgtttaatccTAGAATAAGAGAGTTAAgatatttgaacatcggtaacCTAATATTGTTTATGATTAATTCAGCAGTTATTATTTCCCACTACAAAGTGTCGTTTACGCATGATAACATAAGGTATCCGACAGATTAATCAATATGTTGTTCTGGCATGATGACAATGTTTAATTACCAAAATTCAAAACGGCTGAATTGAAATGCACTTTGTCTGACATTAAACACTTCTACTtgaaaatgagcaaatacaagaCATGCAACTCCTTCAGACTTATTtcgatattaaaaatattttaaagatttttttccctCGGTTTACTACTTTTAATCTGTGCCTTAATATGTATATTATCCTCAATTTCTTAAAGGACAAATCTGCCTGTTGGCCAAATCCTTGTGAAGGTCGAACTAGATGTGTAACCGCTGCATACAACAACCAGCCTATATGTTTACGCTATGGTAAGTTTGACGAGAGAGGCGATGATATAAatttcatttacaaaaatcttgtAAATACAGCTAATCTGCAGTGATATCGAAATCGTAAGCGAGGATTTATATAATTTACTACTTTCTTGAAGAACTCGTCTTTATGAAAGGTGCAAAATTGTTGTATTAATATAGTTTAAACGAACACTAAAGAAGGGACTTCATTTACCAATATATTGAACTGTATACGGAGTCAATAAATAATTTAGTAATTGCAGGTGTCTTCTAGTTTCTACTACAATACGGTGATAGCTAATTCTACCTTTGCTGATAAATTGTTTATGAAATGTCCTGATTATTTTGTGTTTGAAcgtatttaacatttaaattatatTATACAACTATATCATGTAATTGACATAAGATTCAAATTCTTGTGTAATTCGACGAAAACTCATAACATTGCATATCTACGTATTCAGTTTTCTGGCAATCATTTCGAAGACAGAAATGTCACACTTATCAATAAAGCAAGAACTTTTGTCAAATCGCATTATTATAAATACAATTAGAGAGCACGCAAAACGAAAAGTCTACATACATACAGTATCAAACAGACTTATTCAATACGAATATATGTACTATTGAAATGTTACATAATTGTCAGATATACTTTTGCATCTGTAATTACAATAACAGTACCAATTTTACTATATCAATTACGCATTTCGACTGAAGCATTTGTGTTGTTTCTTTAGATGATCCATGTCACAATGTAACCTGTGACAACGATGGAGTATGTCGTAACGATAATGGTGGTTATAGATGTGATTGTGAGGATGGATTTTATGGGCCGCACTGTGAATGTAAGCAAATGATGGTATATTTCCAGGTCAACAAGTAAAAAGTTATCACTTTCACCATTATATTAAAGCAATAAGTATGAAATGTGTtacattatatttaaaacatttgtaattgaatttgtaaaattttatgattttattacgAATGGTGACGATCAATTATCAATCATGCCAATTATTAGAAATTACCATGGAGCGATGAAAAttcgaatataaaaaagaagcctGATCAAATAA
Coding sequences:
- the LOC139508758 gene encoding adhesive plaque matrix protein 2-like (The sequence of the model RefSeq protein was modified relative to this genomic sequence to represent the inferred CDS: added 86 bases not found in genome assembly), encoding MYIILNFLKDKSACWPNPCEGRTRCVTAAYNNQPICLRYDDPCHNVTCDNDGVCRNDNGGYRCDCEDGFYGPHCEYTPCSTNPCNNGGSCTYTRSSFSCYCINGHYGSKCQNYRSSCSFWCKKKKK